The Pyrus communis chromosome 2, drPyrComm1.1, whole genome shotgun sequence genome includes a window with the following:
- the LOC137726000 gene encoding LL-diaminopimelate aminotransferase, chloroplastic-like produces MSSFSLLQTSISSSSSAFFANHKFTFNSRANNASLPAKPISICKCVATPQAEKTEYKTQVSRNGNIAKLQAGYLFPEVARRRAAHLQKYPDAQVISLGIGDTTEPIPEVITSAMAKRAHALSTLEGYSGYGAEQGEKPLRAAIASTFYDNLGIEEDDIFVSDGAKCDISRLQVVFGSNVTIAVQDPSYPAYVDSSVIMGQTGQYQKDVEKFGNIEYMRCTPENGFFPDLRTVARTDIIFFCSPNNPTGSAATREQLTQLVQFAKDNGSIIVYDSAYAMYMSDDNPRSIFEIPGAKEVALETSSFSKYAGFTGVRLGWTVVPKQLLFSDGFPVAKDFNRIVCTCFNGASNISQAGGLACLSPEGLKAMREVIGFYKENTEIIVETFESLGFKVYGGKNAPYVWVHFPGRSSWDVFSEILEKTHVVTTPGSGFGFGGEGFVRVSAFGHRKNVLEACKRFKQLYK; encoded by the exons ATGTCTTCTTTTTCGCTGCTGCAGACCTCTATCTCGTCGTCTTCCTCCGCTTTCTTCGCCAACCACAAATTCACATTCAATTCCAG AGCTAATAATGCATCGCTTCCAGCAAAACCCATCAGCATCTGCAAATGCGTCGCCACTCCGCAGGCAGAGAAGACCG AGTACAAGACCCAGGTGTCCCGGAATGGGAACATAGCCAAACTTCAAGCTGGGTATCTTTTTCCAGAG GTTGCTAGAAGAAGGGCTGCACACTTGCAGAAGTACCCTGATGCACAAGTGATTAGCCTTGGGATTGGTGACACTACTGAGCCCATTCCAGAAGTTATAACCTCTGCCATGGCTAAG AGGGCACATGCTTTGTCTACCCTAGAGGGTTACAGTGGTTATGGAGCTGAACAAGGTGAAAAG CCACTAAGAGCTGCAATTGCTTCAACATTTTATGACAACCTTGGCATAGAGGAAGATGACATCTTTGTTTCTGATGGCGCAAAATGTGACATATCCCGCCTTCAG GTTGTTTTTGGGTCTAATGTCACAATAGCAGTGCAAGATCCATCGTATCCG GCTTATGTAGACTCAAGTGTTATTATGGGCCAGACTGGACAGTATCAGAAAGATGTTGAGAAGTTCGGAAATATTGAGTACATGAGGTGTACTCCTGAGAATGGATTCTTTCCTGATTTACGCACTGTTGCTCGAACAGATATCATATTTTTCTGCTCACCAAACAACCCGACTGGTTCTGCTGCAACAAGGGAGCAACTGACACAGCTGGTACAGTTTGCTAAGGATAATGGGTCAATCATAGTATACGATTCAGCATATGCCATGTATATGTCAGATGACAATCCACGCTCGATTTTTGAAATCCCTGGAGCCAAAGAG GTTGCGCTTGAGACATCATCGTTCAGTAAGTATGCTGGATTCACAGGAGTTCGTCTGGGGTGGACTGTTGTTCCAAAGCAGTTGCTCTTTTCAGATGGATTCCCTGTCGCCAAGGACTTCAACCGCATCGTTTGTACTTGCTTCAATGGTGCATCCAATATATCCCAAGCTGGTGGTCTTGCTTGCCTTTCACCAGAAGGCCTTAAG GCTATGCGTGAGGTGATTGGTTTCTACAAAGAAAATACAGAAATAATAGTGGAGACATTTGAATCTCTTGGCTTTAAGGTGTACGGTGGGAAGAATGCACCCTATGTGTGGGTGCACTTCCCTGGCCGAAGCTCATGGGATGTATTCAGcgagattcttgagaagactcATGTGGTCACCACACCTGGGAGTGGTTTCGGATTTGGAGGTGAAGGCTTCGTCAGGGTTAGCGCATTTGGTCACCGGAAAAATGTATTAGAAGCTTGCAAAAGGTTCAAGCAATTATACAAGTGA